From the genome of Psychroserpens ponticola, one region includes:
- a CDS encoding nucleotide pyrophosphohydrolase, which translates to MDIKNAQLEVDNWIKKHGVRYFNELTNMAQLTEEVGEVARIIARRYGEQSEKESDKNKDLGEELADVMFVVLCLANQTGIDLQSAFDKKLDIKTKRDHDRHHNNQKLK; encoded by the coding sequence ATGGATATCAAAAATGCTCAACTCGAGGTTGATAACTGGATTAAAAAACATGGTGTTCGTTATTTTAACGAATTGACTAATATGGCGCAACTTACAGAAGAAGTTGGTGAAGTAGCTCGTATTATTGCGCGTAGATATGGTGAGCAAAGTGAAAAGGAAAGCGATAAGAATAAAGATTTAGGTGAAGAACTAGCAGATGTTATGTTTGTGGTTTTATGTCTTGCTAATCAAACTGGTATTGATCTTCAGTCTGCTTTTGATAAAAAATTAGATATCAAAACAAAGCGTGACCACGACAGACACCATAATAATCAAAAATTGAAGTAA
- a CDS encoding 3-phosphoshikimate 1-carboxyvinyltransferase encodes MNVILQKSSIANQSSIVITGSKSESNRLLLLQALFPEINIKNLSNSDDTKVMQYALQTSEDHIDIHHAGTAMRFLTAYFATQEHRKVVLTGSSRMKERPIKILVEALNTLGADIAYLESEDCPPLKINGQQLIKDKVTLNANVSSQYISALLLVAPKLTNGLELTLEGEITSVPYINMTLDLLHQIGVKTEFEANVISVSPKTTKADSQTLIVESDWSSASYFYSILALSPVGTQITLSSYKQNSLQGDSALITIYKDFGVETRFNKNAIVLKKTAENVTPKMYNLNNSPDIAQTIAVTCLGLGIECQLSGLHTLKIKETDRLEALKIEIEKLGGQIDITENSLHLFSNKSLNCDVSIDTYNDHRMAMAFAPLALKISIQINEANVVSKSFPSFWEDLKTLGFNIS; translated from the coding sequence ATGAACGTTATACTTCAAAAATCGTCAATAGCAAATCAATCATCAATCGTTATTACAGGTTCTAAAAGTGAATCTAATCGATTGTTATTGCTTCAGGCTTTATTCCCAGAAATCAACATTAAAAATCTTTCAAATAGTGATGATACTAAAGTCATGCAATACGCTTTGCAGACTTCAGAAGATCATATAGATATTCATCACGCAGGAACTGCAATGCGTTTTCTTACGGCGTATTTTGCAACTCAAGAACATAGAAAAGTTGTGTTAACGGGTTCGTCTCGTATGAAAGAACGACCAATAAAAATTTTAGTTGAGGCTTTAAATACTCTAGGCGCTGACATAGCATATTTAGAAAGTGAAGATTGTCCGCCTTTGAAAATTAACGGACAACAACTAATTAAAGATAAAGTAACTCTAAACGCAAATGTGAGTAGCCAATATATTTCAGCATTATTGCTTGTAGCTCCTAAACTTACTAACGGACTTGAGTTAACGCTTGAAGGTGAAATAACTTCTGTTCCATATATTAATATGACTTTAGATTTACTCCATCAAATTGGAGTTAAAACCGAGTTTGAAGCAAATGTTATTTCGGTAAGTCCTAAAACTACAAAAGCGGATTCGCAAACATTAATCGTAGAATCTGATTGGTCTTCTGCATCGTATTTTTATAGCATCTTGGCATTGAGTCCTGTTGGAACACAGATTACTCTGTCTTCTTATAAACAGAATAGTTTGCAAGGGGATTCCGCTTTAATTACTATTTATAAAGATTTTGGTGTTGAAACACGTTTTAATAAAAACGCAATTGTTTTGAAAAAGACAGCTGAAAACGTCACTCCTAAAATGTATAATCTTAATAATTCGCCAGACATTGCTCAAACAATAGCTGTGACTTGTCTCGGATTAGGAATAGAATGTCAACTTTCGGGATTACATACCTTAAAGATTAAAGAAACAGACCGTTTAGAGGCCTTAAAAATTGAAATTGAGAAGTTAGGAGGACAAATTGATATTACAGAAAATTCCCTTCATTTATTCTCAAATAAAAGTTTGAATTGTGACGTTTCAATTGACACCTATAATGATCACAGAATGGCTATGGCGTTTGCACCTTTAGCATTAAAAATATCAATTCAAATTAATGAAGCTAATGTCGTTTCAAAGTCATTTCCGTCGTTTTGGGAAGACCTTAAAACCCTCGGATTTAATATTTCTTAA
- the queA gene encoding tRNA preQ1(34) S-adenosylmethionine ribosyltransferase-isomerase QueA, with amino-acid sequence MKLSHFNFDLPEELLAEHPSDIRDEARLMVLDRKNKTIEHKLFKDIIDYFQEDDVMILNNTKVFPARLYGNKEKTGARIEVFLLRELNQEQRLWDVLVDPARKIRIGNKLYFGDDDTLVAEVIDNTTSRGRTLRFLYDGSYREFRRKLTELGETPLPKYIKREVEPEDEERYQTIFAKKEGAVAAPTAGLHFSKHLLKRLEIKGVHLPEVTLHVGLGTFNPVEVEDLSKHKMDSEEIEILEGAADVINNAITEKRRICAVGTTAMRTVESSVSSSGTLNDYAGWTNKFIFPPYDFSIANSMITNFHTPKSTLLMMVSAFAGHDFMKEAYEIAVKEKYRFYTYGDAMLII; translated from the coding sequence ATGAAATTATCACACTTCAATTTTGATTTACCAGAAGAATTATTAGCAGAACACCCTTCAGACATAAGAGATGAAGCTAGGTTAATGGTTTTAGATAGAAAAAATAAAACCATTGAACACAAGCTTTTTAAAGATATTATCGATTATTTTCAAGAGGATGATGTGATGATTTTAAATAATACAAAGGTGTTTCCTGCGCGTTTGTATGGAAATAAAGAAAAAACTGGTGCGAGAATCGAAGTGTTTTTACTGAGAGAACTTAACCAAGAACAACGTCTTTGGGATGTTTTAGTTGATCCAGCTAGAAAGATTAGAATTGGTAATAAACTCTATTTTGGTGATGATGATACTTTAGTAGCTGAAGTTATTGATAATACAACATCAAGAGGAAGAACATTACGTTTCCTCTATGATGGATCTTACAGAGAATTTAGACGAAAATTAACCGAACTTGGCGAAACACCATTACCTAAGTACATTAAAAGAGAGGTTGAGCCAGAAGATGAAGAGCGCTACCAAACTATTTTTGCTAAAAAAGAAGGCGCTGTCGCTGCTCCAACTGCAGGTTTACATTTTTCAAAACACTTGTTAAAGCGTTTAGAAATTAAAGGTGTTCACTTACCAGAAGTGACACTTCATGTTGGTTTAGGAACTTTTAACCCTGTCGAAGTTGAAGATTTATCTAAGCATAAAATGGATAGCGAAGAAATCGAAATCCTAGAAGGTGCTGCAGATGTTATTAATAATGCCATTACTGAAAAAAGACGTATTTGTGCTGTAGGTACAACTGCAATGCGAACTGTTGAAAGTTCAGTGTCTTCAAGCGGAACATTAAATGATTATGCTGGATGGACAAATAAATTTATTTTTCCTCCTTATGATTTCAGTATCGCAAATAGCATGATTACTAATTTTCATACGCCAAAATCTACTTTGTTAATGATGGTGTCTGCTTTTGCTGGACACGATTTTATGAAGGAAGCTTATGAGATTGCAGTAAAAGAAAAATATCGTTTCTATACGTATGGTGATGCGATGTTAATTATATAA
- the rlmN gene encoding 23S rRNA (adenine(2503)-C(2))-methyltransferase RlmN: protein MEIKKKDIRALTKAQLRDFFVSQGDKAFRGNQVYEWLWSKSAHSFEDMTNVSLETREMLETNFAINHIKVDQMQRSSDGTIKNAVRLHDGLIVESVLIPAKNRTTACVSSQVGCSLDCRFCATSRLKRMRNLNPDEIYDQVVAIDRESKLYHNRPLSNIVFMGMGEPLMNYNNVLKAIDKITSSEGLGMSPKRIVVSTSGVPKMIKKMADDEVKFKLAVSLHSAIDEVRTSIMPFNATFPLKDLREALVYWYAKTKNRITYEYVVWDGINDTKRDVEALIEFCKFAPSKVNLIEYNPIDDGEFQQANSKALDMYVSMLEANRITVTVRRSRGKDIDAACGQLANKA from the coding sequence ATGGAAATAAAAAAGAAAGATATAAGAGCATTAACTAAAGCACAATTGCGTGATTTTTTTGTGAGTCAAGGTGATAAAGCGTTTAGGGGAAATCAGGTTTATGAATGGTTATGGAGTAAGAGTGCTCATAGTTTTGAAGACATGACAAATGTTTCTTTAGAAACGAGAGAGATGCTAGAGACTAATTTTGCCATAAATCATATTAAGGTTGATCAAATGCAACGTAGTTCTGATGGAACGATTAAAAATGCAGTTCGATTACATGATGGTTTAATAGTAGAGTCGGTTCTAATTCCTGCTAAAAATCGAACAACTGCTTGTGTGTCTAGTCAGGTAGGTTGTAGTTTAGATTGTAGATTCTGTGCTACATCGAGACTTAAGCGTATGCGAAACCTTAATCCAGATGAGATTTACGATCAAGTGGTGGCTATTGATAGAGAAAGTAAATTATATCATAACAGACCATTAAGTAATATCGTTTTTATGGGAATGGGAGAACCGCTCATGAATTACAATAATGTGCTCAAGGCTATTGATAAAATCACATCTTCTGAAGGTTTAGGAATGTCTCCAAAACGAATAGTTGTATCTACTTCAGGTGTGCCAAAAATGATTAAAAAAATGGCAGATGATGAAGTGAAGTTTAAGCTTGCTGTATCGTTGCATTCTGCTATAGATGAGGTTCGGACATCAATCATGCCGTTTAATGCGACGTTTCCTCTTAAAGATCTCAGAGAAGCTCTAGTATATTGGTATGCTAAAACAAAAAATAGAATTACTTACGAATATGTGGTTTGGGATGGCATTAATGATACTAAAAGAGATGTTGAAGCTTTAATCGAATTCTGCAAATTTGCACCAAGTAAAGTGAATCTTATTGAGTATAATCCAATAGATGATGGTGAGTTTCAACAAGCCAATTCAAAAGCTTTAGATATGTATGTGTCCATGTTGGAGGCCAATCGCATTACTGTTACTGTGAGGCGATCTAGAGGTAAGGATATTGATGCTGCTTGCGGACAACTAGCAAATAAAGCATAA
- a CDS encoding T9SS type A sorting domain-containing protein has protein sequence MKKITLLLLFCLTAVSWSYSQCFDPVYQYPPTTVTLGAIPGPQEIAEDNWPQNEFSVLDGLVIGESYTVTATPDQTDPDYTPGAMTYITVSSDGITEIVSGFDSVSFVATTAGITIFWTLDAACNDGPDLNTETAIECTTCTCDATAAPEAVSNPTPADLSDVVLTLTGGTTFAWDESMTGDAADSFTIFIGTTMAADEIGFLTNATSGNGVNFGGVANTTYFWKVDAINCFGTTTSAVWSFNTIDCPEVAAPACNMMLAPTDNQMDVATVEATDTSREVNLSWNAIAGADSYQITFDGNVLGATPETDIDIFGLDYNTSYTWSIAPTNCFGAAAACSTFTFTTEEDPALSVAQFENQSLSVYPNPVKDQLTIKTELSIETVEIFNILGKQVKSISGNSMLNNKVDMTSLLDGIYFLNITAEGKKQTIKVIKQ, from the coding sequence ATGAAAAAAATTACTCTATTACTTTTATTTTGTTTAACAGCTGTGTCTTGGTCTTATAGCCAATGTTTTGACCCAGTTTACCAGTATCCACCAACAACAGTTACTTTAGGCGCTATACCTGGTCCACAAGAGATAGCTGAAGATAACTGGCCACAAAATGAATTTTCAGTTCTTGATGGATTAGTAATTGGTGAGTCCTATACTGTTACTGCTACTCCTGATCAAACTGATCCAGATTACACACCAGGCGCAATGACTTACATTACGGTATCATCTGATGGTATAACAGAAATAGTTTCTGGTTTTGATTCTGTATCTTTTGTTGCAACAACTGCTGGAATTACAATTTTTTGGACTCTGGATGCTGCATGTAATGATGGGCCTGACTTAAACACAGAAACAGCAATTGAATGTACAACGTGTACATGTGATGCAACAGCTGCTCCAGAAGCAGTATCAAATCCTACACCAGCTGATTTATCTGATGTAGTATTAACTCTAACAGGAGGAACTACATTCGCATGGGATGAGAGTATGACAGGTGATGCTGCAGATAGCTTTACGATATTCATTGGCACAACAATGGCAGCCGATGAAATTGGCTTCTTAACAAATGCTACAAGTGGTAATGGTGTTAATTTTGGTGGAGTTGCTAATACCACTTATTTCTGGAAAGTTGATGCGATAAACTGTTTTGGTACAACAACAAGTGCTGTATGGAGCTTTAACACCATAGACTGCCCAGAGGTAGCTGCTCCTGCTTGTAATATGATGCTTGCTCCTACTGACAACCAAATGGATGTCGCTACAGTTGAAGCAACTGATACGTCAAGAGAGGTTAATTTATCATGGAATGCGATTGCTGGTGCAGACTCGTATCAAATAACATTTGATGGAAATGTACTTGGTGCTACTCCAGAAACAGATATCGATATTTTTGGATTAGATTACAATACTTCTTATACTTGGTCTATAGCTCCTACAAATTGCTTTGGTGCAGCTGCTGCTTGTAGTACATTTACTTTTACTACAGAAGAAGATCCTGCATTAAGTGTTGCTCAATTTGAAAATCAATCACTTTCTGTGTATCCTAACCCAGTAAAAGATCAATTGACTATTAAAACAGAATTATCAATTGAAACTGTTGAAATTTTCAATATCCTTGGAAAACAAGTGAAAAGCATTTCAGGTAATTCTATGTTAAACAATAAAGTAGACATGACATCTTTACTTGATGGTATTTATTTCTTAAATATTACAGCTGAAGGTAAAAAACAAACTATAAAAGTTATCAAGCAATAA
- a CDS encoding aryl-sulfate sulfotransferase: protein MKKIVLFVFIFSFISCNNDDDSETINQLHLSENIEVYEENLIENSLVLAIENGGNTSYLLNKQGQRLHQWDFDTNLGNDLELLPDGNLIGMFKVFGPDISFGGSGGTIKILNSNSGVEWQYTYASNNYIAHHDVELLPNGNVLFIAWERVYGLVAQTNGVNVADDIFPETLVEVNPTTNQIVWKWNSFDHIIQDFDANDLNFGSINENPQRIDINYNSSANGGDIMHANGIDYDETNDIIYLSVNNYSEIWVIDHSTTTIEAASNTGGNYNKGGDLVYRFGNPEAYNSIGNRLFYNNHFPNLIEKDVPGKDNMLVFVNKDNNLEQSAVYELELPVPFNLLPNTNNEPNIVWEFTDPTMYSRIISGAVRLKNGNTLICDGAYGFWEITQDGVIAWKYNSQNTNMWRGYNYYQDDNALSFLDLQ, encoded by the coding sequence ATGAAAAAAATAGTATTGTTTGTTTTTATCTTCAGTTTCATAAGTTGTAACAATGATGATGATTCAGAAACTATAAATCAACTTCATTTATCAGAAAACATTGAAGTTTACGAAGAAAATCTGATAGAAAATAGTTTAGTTCTAGCTATTGAAAATGGCGGAAACACTTCATATTTATTAAACAAACAAGGGCAACGTTTACATCAATGGGATTTTGATACTAATTTAGGTAATGATTTAGAACTGTTACCTGATGGAAATTTAATAGGTATGTTTAAGGTGTTTGGTCCAGACATTAGTTTTGGTGGATCTGGAGGAACCATAAAAATATTAAATTCAAATTCTGGTGTAGAATGGCAATACACATATGCCTCAAACAATTATATCGCTCATCACGATGTTGAGTTACTACCAAATGGCAATGTATTGTTTATTGCTTGGGAACGTGTTTACGGATTAGTAGCACAAACTAATGGTGTTAATGTAGCTGATGACATTTTTCCTGAAACTTTAGTAGAAGTAAATCCTACAACAAATCAAATTGTTTGGAAATGGAATAGTTTTGACCATATAATACAAGATTTTGATGCAAACGACTTAAATTTCGGATCGATAAACGAAAACCCACAACGCATTGACATCAATTATAATAGTAGTGCCAATGGAGGAGATATCATGCATGCCAATGGTATTGATTATGATGAAACAAACGATATTATTTACTTAAGTGTCAATAATTACAGTGAAATTTGGGTCATAGACCATAGTACAACTACAATTGAAGCTGCTTCAAATACTGGAGGAAATTATAATAAAGGAGGTGATTTGGTATACCGCTTTGGAAATCCTGAAGCTTATAATAGTATTGGAAATCGTTTATTCTACAATAATCATTTTCCAAATTTGATTGAAAAAGATGTTCCAGGAAAAGATAACATGCTTGTTTTTGTGAATAAGGATAATAATCTAGAACAATCTGCTGTTTATGAATTAGAGTTACCAGTCCCTTTTAATTTACTTCCAAACACAAATAATGAACCAAACATTGTTTGGGAATTCACAGACCCAACGATGTATTCTCGTATTATTTCAGGAGCCGTAAGACTAAAAAATGGTAATACGCTTATTTGTGATGGCGCTTATGGTTTCTGGGAAATAACTCAAGATGGTGTTATTGCGTGGAAATATAATAGTCAAAACACAAATATGTGGCGTGGTTATAATTATTATCAAGATGACAACGCATTGTCATTCTTAGATTTACAATAA
- a CDS encoding polyprenyl synthetase family protein yields MKITEQIKQPIAYEMELFEQKFLLSMSSKVALLNRITHYIVNRKGKQMRPMFVFLVAKMVDNGQVSERTYRGASVIELIHTATLVHDDVVDDSNRRRGFFSINALWKNKIAVLIGDYLLSKGLLLSIDNNDFDLLKIISVAVKEMSEGELLQIEKARQLDITEEIYYDIIRQKTATLIAACCSLGAASVKPNSQDVDTMRKFGELIGMAFQIKDDLFDYGEEAIGKPTGIDIKEQKMTLPLIHVLNNCSIKEKKWLINSIKNHNKNKKRVKEVIAFVKQNNGLEYAVTKMKSFQHEALQLLNTYPESQYKSALQLMVNYVIDRKK; encoded by the coding sequence TTGAAAATAACGGAACAAATAAAACAACCCATTGCCTATGAAATGGAACTTTTTGAACAAAAGTTCTTGTTGTCTATGTCAAGTAAGGTGGCCTTATTAAATCGAATCACACATTATATCGTAAATCGAAAAGGGAAACAAATGCGTCCTATGTTTGTGTTTCTGGTTGCTAAAATGGTTGATAATGGTCAGGTAAGCGAACGGACTTATAGAGGTGCTTCTGTAATTGAGTTGATTCATACAGCCACTTTAGTGCATGATGATGTTGTAGATGATAGCAACAGAAGACGTGGTTTTTTCTCAATAAATGCACTCTGGAAAAATAAAATTGCTGTTCTTATTGGTGATTATTTGTTGTCTAAAGGATTATTACTGTCTATTGATAATAACGATTTTGACTTGCTGAAGATTATTTCGGTTGCAGTTAAAGAAATGAGTGAAGGCGAATTGCTTCAAATTGAAAAAGCCAGACAACTTGATATTACTGAAGAAATTTATTATGATATTATCCGTCAAAAAACGGCTACTTTAATTGCAGCTTGCTGTAGTCTTGGAGCAGCATCTGTTAAACCAAATTCTCAAGATGTTGATACTATGAGGAAGTTTGGTGAACTTATTGGTATGGCATTTCAAATTAAGGATGATTTGTTCGATTATGGAGAAGAAGCTATTGGTAAACCTACTGGAATAGATATAAAAGAGCAAAAAATGACCTTGCCGTTAATTCATGTTTTGAATAACTGCTCTATAAAAGAAAAAAAGTGGTTGATTAATTCTATTAAAAACCATAATAAAAATAAAAAGAGAGTTAAAGAGGTTATTGCATTTGTCAAACAAAACAACGGATTAGAATATGCTGTTACTAAGATGAAATCCTTTCAGCACGAAGCATTACAACTACTAAATACATACCCGGAATCTCAATATAAATCTGCTTTACAACTCATGGTAAATTACGTTATTGATCGTAAAAAATAA
- a CDS encoding RNA polymerase sigma factor, producing MKVIHLHNNNTALLKKAAKNNREAQHELYKVHAPKMLSVCRYYIKDIQNAESVMLNGFLKAFTNLKKFKHQGSFEGWLRKIMVRESISFLRQLKKIEFSIEEVSIPQKYSNNINTEIEVAQIQQLIDELPEGYKMVFVMYAIEGYKHFEIAQMLNISEGTSKSQLFKARQMLQKKIKELNKTSYGTN from the coding sequence TTGAAAGTTATTCATTTACATAACAACAACACTGCACTTTTAAAAAAAGCAGCCAAAAACAATCGTGAAGCGCAACACGAATTGTATAAGGTTCATGCACCAAAAATGTTAAGTGTTTGTAGGTATTATATAAAGGATATTCAAAATGCAGAATCTGTAATGCTTAATGGTTTTTTAAAAGCGTTTACAAATTTGAAAAAGTTTAAGCATCAAGGAAGTTTTGAAGGATGGCTGCGGAAAATAATGGTAAGAGAATCTATTTCTTTTTTACGACAACTGAAAAAAATAGAATTTTCAATTGAAGAGGTATCCATTCCACAAAAATATTCTAATAATATCAACACTGAAATTGAAGTTGCGCAAATTCAACAATTAATTGACGAGCTTCCTGAAGGTTACAAAATGGTATTTGTGATGTATGCAATTGAAGGCTACAAACATTTTGAAATAGCTCAAATGCTTAATATTTCTGAAGGAACTTCTAAATCACAATTATTTAAAGCACGACAAATGCTTCAGAAAAAAATTAAAGAATTAAATAAAACGAGTTATGGCACCAATTAA
- the dnaG gene encoding DNA primase: MISQRSIEQVFETARVEEVIGDFVQLKKSGSNFKGLSPFSDERSPSFMVSPVKQIWKDFSSGKGGNAVTFLMEHEHFTYPEAIKYLARKYNIEIEETEQTDEQKLEANERESLYLVNEFANEYFQKVMLKTDQGQAIGLSYFKERGFTNETIKTFNLGYSLNEWHAFTDAALKKGYQLEFLNKTGLTIVKEEKKFDRFKGRVMFPIHSMSGRILGFGGRILKTDKKAAKYLNSPESEVYHKSKILYGLFHAKQSIAKEDNCYLVEGYTDVIQFHQTGIKNVVASSGTALTPEQIRLVNRLTKNITVLFDGDAAGIRASIRGIDLILEQGMNVKVCTFPEGEDPDSFAKQNTLEELASYLDNNAKDFIQFKASLLVKEANNDPIKKAETIREIVNSISKIPDQIKKEIYIQECSRIMDISEDVLFSTLAQINKKENQEANKVYKTQQKAFQVVKPEVKAPKIDLQYELERKIIEILLLYGTKTEDFEDLVLKEGDDGELQLEPVVHNARVFEKVYLDLQEDEMQFTNAIFKTLYYSIIDTLHQESEFSTRNFVNKLDQSLAEEVTTILMNDERYNLHDWERNHIIPKEKQHSISQLVNQTILTLRCYLIDKKVAEYQNETLKEDSNSRSILEDVKDYLGLKMLLSRKLGKVIGGKV, from the coding sequence TTGATTTCACAAAGAAGTATAGAACAAGTATTTGAAACCGCTCGAGTTGAGGAGGTTATTGGTGATTTTGTGCAATTAAAAAAATCAGGTAGTAACTTCAAAGGCTTAAGTCCATTTAGTGATGAACGTTCACCAAGCTTTATGGTGTCACCTGTTAAGCAAATCTGGAAAGATTTTTCTAGCGGAAAAGGAGGAAATGCAGTAACGTTTTTAATGGAGCATGAACACTTCACTTATCCTGAAGCGATTAAATATTTAGCTAGAAAATATAACATTGAAATTGAAGAAACTGAACAAACAGACGAGCAAAAGTTAGAGGCTAATGAACGCGAAAGTTTGTACTTAGTTAACGAATTTGCGAATGAGTATTTTCAAAAAGTCATGCTTAAAACTGACCAAGGACAAGCCATTGGACTGAGTTATTTTAAAGAACGTGGCTTTACAAATGAAACGATTAAAACATTTAATTTAGGATATTCCCTTAACGAATGGCATGCATTTACTGATGCAGCATTAAAGAAAGGATATCAATTAGAGTTTTTAAATAAAACGGGACTTACTATTGTAAAAGAGGAAAAGAAATTTGATCGTTTTAAAGGTCGTGTAATGTTTCCTATTCATAGTATGAGTGGACGTATTTTAGGATTTGGTGGACGAATTTTAAAAACGGATAAAAAAGCAGCTAAATACCTAAATTCACCTGAAAGTGAAGTCTATCACAAAAGTAAAATTTTGTATGGTTTATTTCATGCAAAACAAAGTATTGCAAAGGAAGATAATTGCTATTTGGTTGAAGGGTATACAGATGTAATTCAGTTTCATCAAACCGGAATTAAAAATGTCGTAGCATCCTCTGGAACAGCATTAACACCAGAACAAATTAGACTTGTAAATCGATTAACAAAAAATATAACGGTTCTTTTTGATGGTGATGCTGCAGGAATTAGAGCGTCTATTAGAGGTATTGATCTCATTCTAGAACAAGGTATGAATGTTAAAGTCTGTACGTTTCCAGAAGGTGAAGATCCAGATAGTTTTGCAAAACAAAATACGCTAGAAGAGTTGGCATCATATCTAGATAATAATGCTAAAGATTTTATTCAGTTTAAGGCTTCTTTATTGGTTAAAGAAGCAAATAATGATCCTATTAAAAAGGCCGAAACGATTAGAGAAATTGTTAATAGTATCTCTAAAATTCCAGACCAAATAAAAAAGGAAATCTATATCCAAGAGTGTTCACGAATCATGGATATTAGTGAAGATGTGTTATTTAGCACCTTGGCTCAAATCAATAAAAAAGAAAATCAGGAGGCAAACAAAGTATATAAAACGCAACAAAAAGCATTTCAAGTTGTAAAACCTGAGGTTAAAGCACCTAAAATAGATTTACAATACGAGTTAGAACGCAAAATCATTGAAATATTATTGCTCTACGGAACTAAAACAGAAGATTTTGAAGATTTAGTTTTAAAGGAAGGTGATGATGGCGAATTACAATTAGAACCTGTGGTTCATAATGCGCGCGTTTTTGAAAAAGTCTACTTGGATTTACAAGAAGATGAAATGCAATTTACAAATGCAATATTCAAAACATTGTATTATTCAATAATTGATACCTTACATCAAGAGTCTGAATTCTCTACACGAAACTTTGTAAATAAACTAGACCAAAGTTTAGCTGAGGAAGTGACCACTATTTTAATGAATGACGAACGTTATAATTTGCACGATTGGGAGCGCAATCATATCATTCCAAAAGAAAAACAACATAGTATTTCGCAATTGGTAAATCAGACTATTTTAACATTAAGATGCTATTTAATTGATAAAAAAGTTGCTGAATATCAAAATGAGACATTAAAAGAAGATTCAAACTCAAGAAGTATTCTAGAAGATGTCAAAGATTATCTAGGTCTTAAAATGTTGCTCTCAAGAAAGCTTGGAAAAGTCATTGGTGGAAAAGTTTAA
- a CDS encoding response regulator transcription factor — translation MIKVLVVDSHPIIRTGLELLFKEHNEIEVIGTVGSGVEIFEFVRRHQVDVIISEIDLPELNGITALRAIKKEHSSINIIMFSYHPEEIYAISTIKAGASGYVSKTESTEVIEKAILLAHRGDLYLSEKMSKHLKYNDTKKSKSRIYKRLSTREVEVLKLLSSGKKNKEIALELDINEKTVSTYKARLFKKLNVTNLIDLVNQGKHMEIT, via the coding sequence ATGATTAAGGTATTAGTAGTAGACAGCCATCCAATAATAAGGACTGGTTTAGAACTCTTATTTAAGGAACACAATGAGATAGAAGTTATTGGAACAGTTGGAAGTGGTGTTGAAATATTTGAGTTTGTAAGACGTCATCAGGTCGATGTTATCATATCAGAAATTGATCTTCCTGAACTTAATGGCATTACTGCATTGAGAGCCATTAAGAAAGAGCACAGTAGCATTAACATTATAATGTTTAGTTATCATCCTGAAGAAATATATGCGATTAGCACTATAAAAGCTGGAGCTTCTGGATATGTATCAAAAACAGAATCTACTGAAGTTATCGAAAAAGCAATTCTACTTGCTCATAGAGGTGATTTGTATTTAAGTGAAAAAATGTCAAAACATCTTAAATATAATGATACCAAAAAATCAAAAAGCAGAATTTACAAGCGACTATCAACTCGTGAAGTAGAAGTTTTAAAACTATTGTCTTCAGGTAAAAAGAATAAGGAAATTGCTTTAGAACTAGATATTAATGAAAAAACCGTTAGCACCTACAAAGCTAGATTATTCAAAAAATTGAATGTTACCAATTTAATAGATCTTGTCAACCAAGGCAAGCATATGGAAATTACTTAA